A stretch of Camelina sativa cultivar DH55 chromosome 18, Cs, whole genome shotgun sequence DNA encodes these proteins:
- the LOC109130596 gene encoding inhibitor of trypsin and hageman factor-like, whose protein sequence is MSNSCPILGPKCELCNCSGSGCQSQFPGLKVEWPELKGVSGLQAKATIESDNPRVTAFIYPQGVYLPSINCCNRVVLYVPADDCPNGPVLNRPIVG, encoded by the exons ATGTCAAACAGTTGTCCGATCCTTGGTCCCAAGTGTGAGTTATGTAACTGCTCAGGCAGTGGATGCCAATCTCAATTCCCAG GATTGAAAGTGGAGTGGCCAGAGCTAAAAGGAGTGAGTGGACTTCAAGCAAAGGCAACAATAGAAAGTGACAATCCACGTGTGACAGCTTTCATATACCCTCAAGGTGTTTATCTACCATCCATCAATTGTTGCAACCGTGTCGTTCTCTATGTTCCAGCCGACGACTGTCCCAATGGTCCTGTCCTAAACCGTCCAATCGTTGGATGA